DNA from Methanobrevibacter sp.:
GAACCATTCTTGTGTTTATTCCAACGTTGTTTTCAGACACTCCAAGAAGAGCTATTGAGCCTTGCGGGTTTATTATGTCGATTATCTGATTTATTGCGCTTTCGGCCTTGAATCCTCCTACGCATTCAAATCCATGGTCTATTGAGAAGCCTTCCGGAATCTCATTTATGTTGTAGACATCATCTGCAAATGAGAAATATGATAGCTTTTCAAGGTTCTTTCCGAAAACTATAACTTCACAGTCAGGATAGAATATCTTCAAAAGCAGGGAGGTGATGAATCCTACGTTTCCGTCTCCCCATACCCCTATCCTGTTTTTGCGTTCATGTGCAAACATTTCAAATCTTGAGATTGCATGAACCGATACTGATATCAATTCTATGAAGCTTGCAACCCTGAGGTCAATGTCGTCTGGCAGCCTGATGACCCGGTCCTTCTTGGATATTACGTAATCGCTCATGAATCCGTCAAAGCCGCTTGAGCGGAATCTGGAGCTTCTGATATAGTTTTCCTGAATTATGTCATCCTCTTCTGTTGGAGTGTTTGGGA
Protein-coding regions in this window:
- a CDS encoding ribitol-5-phosphate dehydrogenase, whose translation is MINSVYRLTSPGIIEETFIEVDLDDDVVIRPTYMSICQADQRYFRGNRAPEILKQKLPMALIHEAVGEVVRDFTGTFKPGDKVVVIPNTPTEEDDIIQENYIRSSRFRSSGFDGFMSDYVISKKDRVIRLPDDIDLRVASFIELISVSVHAISRFEMFAHERKNRIGVWGDGNVGFITSLLLKIFYPDCEVIVFGKNLEKLSYFSFADDVYNINEIPEGFSIDHGFECVGGFKAESAINQIIDIINPQGSIALLGVSENNVGINTRMVLEKGLNLFGSSRSGREDFEKTVQMISENEEIVNYLESLIANVVPIKSIKDITEAFNADFNSGFGKTILEWNK